One window from the genome of Anaerococcus sp. Marseille-Q7828 encodes:
- a CDS encoding ABC transporter ATP-binding protein, whose amino-acid sequence MDYKRILQIKYLEKTYGRGKSSFTAIDEMSFDVLDSEFFAIMGTSGSGKTTLLNMLAGVSKVTNGEIIFDGKDINSFSRKELENYRGNLVTYIFQDFKLIDNISSLENVLIPFKIHSKRWDMNKIHRLARRMDIFELLNKYPKDLSGGQKQKVAALRAIAIDPKIILADEPTGALDSKSSIDLLKILKDINKVENTTIIMVTHDSYAASFANRIMFIKDGKIINELMMGDNESQKDYYNRINKANKQIIV is encoded by the coding sequence ACTTATGGAAGAGGAAAATCTTCATTTACTGCCATAGATGAAATGAGCTTTGATGTTTTGGATAGTGAATTTTTTGCTATAATGGGAACAAGTGGTTCTGGTAAAACTACACTATTAAATATGCTTGCAGGAGTATCTAAAGTGACTAATGGGGAAATCATATTTGATGGTAAGGATATTAATAGCTTTAGCAGAAAGGAATTAGAAAATTATAGGGGAAATCTTGTGACCTATATATTTCAAGACTTTAAATTAATTGATAATATTTCTTCCCTAGAAAATGTGCTAATACCTTTTAAAATCCATAGCAAAAGATGGGATATGAATAAAATTCATAGACTAGCAAGGCGAATGGATATTTTTGAACTACTAAATAAATATCCCAAAGACTTATCTGGAGGACAAAAACAGAAAGTTGCTGCCCTTAGAGCTATAGCTATTGATCCTAAAATAATTCTAGCTGATGAACCTACGGGAGCGCTTGACTCAAAAAGTTCTATTGATTTACTTAAGATATTAAAAGATATTAACAAAGTAGAGAATACTACGATAATAATGGTGACCCATGATTCCTATGCAGCTAGCTTTGCAAATAGGATTATGTTTATAAAAGATGGGAAAATAATTAATGAACTTATGATGGGGGATAATGAGAGTCAAAAGGACTATTATAATAGGATTAACAAGGCAAACAAGCAAATCATCGTGTGA